The sequence ATGAGAATTCGCGAAGGCCGGCGGGCCGACGCGCTTCGGGGTGGTTTGGGGCGTCGCAGGTCCGAAGGCGGCGTGGGGCGAAGCCGGATGCGGGGCGCAGTCTGGCACGTCGCCCGGCGCTTGAGCCGCGCGGACATCCAGAGCCGAAGGTTCGGTTTGATTATCGGGCAAATTGTGCTCTCGACTTGATCTTCCGAGAGCGCCTGTCTTGCCTATTCAGCCTTTTTCATCTTCGAGTTGCTTGCGGGCTGCTTCGATCGCCTCGAGTTTCTCAGGGCTGACTTCGGGGTATTTGGGGTCAAGCTCCTGAACGGCCCTGGCGATCGTGTGGGCGACGATGGCGCGGGCGGCCCACTTGTGGTCGGCGGGAACCACGTGCCACGGCGCCCACTTGGTGCTGGTCGCGTCGATGGCTTCTTCATAGGCCTTCATGTAATCGTCCCAGTAGCCGCGCTCAGAGATGTCCGAGGGGGAGAACTTCCAGTGCTTCGACGGATCTTCGAGCCGCTGGAGGAATCGCTTGCGTTGTTCCTTCTTGGAGACGTTCAGGAAGAACTTGAGCACCTTGGTCCCGTTGCGGGTCAGGTGCCGCTCCAGGTTGTTGATGTCCTCGAATCGGTCGGTCCAGAACGAGCCGTCGATCTCGGCGTCGGGGATGCGTTCGGCCTGGGCCAGCTCGGGATGGACGCGGACGACGAGGACTTCCTCATAGTACGACCTGTTGAAGATGCCGATGCGTCCGCGCTCGGGGAGGGCCTTCCAGTAGCGCCAGAGGTAGTTGTGGTCGAGTTCCTCGGAGGACGGCTGCTTGAAGCTGAAGACCTGGCATCCCTGGGGATTGACGCCCGACATCACGTGCTTGATCGTGCCGTCCTTGCCGGCCGCGTCCATGGCCTGAAGGACGACGAGAACCGACCAGGTGTCCGAGGCGTACAGCCGATCCTGGGCCTCGGCCAGTTCGGCGACGCTTGTGGCCAGGATCTTCTCGGCGAACTTCTTCCGCTCGGCCTTGGGCACGTCCTTGTCGCCGGCCCAGTCGGGTTCATAGTCCTTGAGCCGGAACTTCTTGTCGTGTGGGACGCGGAACTTCGCGGCGATCTCTTCCAACTTCGGCGTCGGCATCGCGGAACTCCTGGTGTGAGCCGGGGGAACTTCCCTTTTACGACCTCCCGAGGATCGCGTCGATCACCCAGCAGCCGCGTGAATGACCTTCAGGCGACTCGCAGTGAGCGAGCACTTCAGCGTCGTCGCATCCGGCGGCTCGAAGAGCCGCGCCTAGTTCGGGCATGCGGCCGAAGTCTCGTTCCTCGTAGATTCGTCGGGCGAGGTTCTCCACTTCACTGGTTCGCCAGGCGGGATCGAATGGCGTGGGATGATCTCGCTCGCCGAAGACATCGTGGGCCGCGCGCAGGACGTGTCGATGCCAGGACAAGACCCATTTGTCGTATGTCGGATCTCCGATCGTGCAGTCGGAATAGTCCTCCGCTTGTTCGAGGAGGTTTTTCGTGAAGTAAGTGTGAAGGTCTTCCGCCGCCGCCCCAACCGCATCCAGAAGGGGATTTCCCATCTCGGGCCCATCGTTCCGGGTCGCCGCCTCGTAGGCCGCATCGGCGGCCGGTTGCAACTCGGATGCGTCCGCATCGCCGTCGGCGAAGCGCTCGGCCGTATCGATAGCCGCGAAAGCCTCGGGCTCTTCACTCTCGCGGGCGAGATAGAGGAAACGTCTCACGCACGCGCAAGCAAACAGCCTGGACTTGCGCTCGTTTGCATTCGCAAGCACCCATTTGATCCAGGACACTGAATCGGCGCCGACGCTCTGATCATCACTCATGGTGCGCTCCCCCGATCGGGGTCAAGGCTTGCGAGCGACCTGCTCGGCCTGGTCCAGCCGGACGAGCGTCGCGCGGGCCAGGTCGGCGGCGACGGAGCCGGCGACGGGGTGGTCGCGGACCCATCCCAGGTGTTCGCGGGCCTCGGCGGTCTTGCCTCGTCGCAGGAGGCCGACGGCGAGGATCGTGTGGGCCTCGGCTCGCTGGAGGTCGTTGGCGGCGGCTTCAAGAAGCGCAGGCTCGGCGAGGTCGCCGTCCAGGTGGAGCAGGAGGGGGCGCGGCCAGGCGGAGTTTGGCGGGAGCTTCGCGCGGGCCTCTTCGAGGAACGCGTACGCGGCCGGATCGCGGCCAACTCGTCGTTCGGCCAGCGCACCGAGGATCGCCATATAGGCCGAAGCGGGGTCGCTCCAGCCCTTGAGGTTCAGGAACGCGCGGGCGTCCGTCTCGGCCCCGTCGACGTCGGCGCAGAGGCGAGTCCAGCCGCGGGCGATGTACGATTCGGCGCGTTGCGGATCGGCGGCGACGGCGCGGTCGAAGGCGGCGACGGCGGCAGGCCAGTCGCCAGCGGCCTGGAGCGATCGCCCTTCCTTCAGGGCGAGTTCGGCCTCGCTATCGGGTTCAGGACGAGGAGCGGGCGTCCGCACGGCCATCCGTTCGCGGGTCATCTCGGCGAGGACTTTCGCCGGGCCGCCGTACGACGCGAGCAGCCGTGGGTCGGCCTTCTCGACGGCCTGGTAA comes from Paludisphaera rhizosphaerae and encodes:
- a CDS encoding polyphosphate kinase 2 family protein — translated: MPTPKLEEIAAKFRVPHDKKFRLKDYEPDWAGDKDVPKAERKKFAEKILATSVAELAEAQDRLYASDTWSVLVVLQAMDAAGKDGTIKHVMSGVNPQGCQVFSFKQPSSEELDHNYLWRYWKALPERGRIGIFNRSYYEEVLVVRVHPELAQAERIPDAEIDGSFWTDRFEDINNLERHLTRNGTKVLKFFLNVSKKEQRKRFLQRLEDPSKHWKFSPSDISERGYWDDYMKAYEEAIDATSTKWAPWHVVPADHKWAARAIVAHTIARAVQELDPKYPEVSPEKLEAIEAARKQLEDEKG